One region of Mucilaginibacter gotjawali genomic DNA includes:
- a CDS encoding response regulator, which yields MANRFKNCLLIDDNYIDNFVTRKILEASNFADNITVVRSAQEAISALSNGTIKPDVIFLDVRMPGMGGFEFLEDYDKIDIDKSGIKIFMLSSSLDPLDMRKSTDNKYITQFIHKPLTQKALEELSQ from the coding sequence ATGGCTAACCGATTTAAAAACTGTTTGTTGATCGACGACAATTACATCGACAATTTTGTTACGCGTAAAATTTTGGAAGCCAGCAACTTCGCCGACAATATTACAGTGGTGCGTTCGGCACAGGAGGCTATAAGCGCGTTAAGCAACGGAACAATCAAACCCGATGTTATTTTCCTGGATGTAAGGATGCCTGGCATGGGTGGGTTCGAATTTTTGGAAGACTATGACAAAATAGATATCGACAAATCCGGTATCAAAATATTTATGCTTTCATCATCTCTTGACCCGCTGGATATGCGGAAATCAACCGATAATAAATATATTACCCAGTTTATTCATAAACCACTTACTCAAAAAGCACTCGAAGAACTTAGCCAATGA
- a CDS encoding antibiotic biosynthesis monooxygenase family protein, with the protein MIAGTPDPPYYAVIFTSLRTEGDNGYGAMADEMGELAKQQPGYLGIESARNELGITISYWRSLEDIKNWKANARHLVAQKTGREKWYEHYKVRICKVERDYEF; encoded by the coding sequence ATGATTGCAGGAACTCCAGATCCTCCCTATTACGCGGTAATATTCACTTCCCTTCGAACCGAAGGCGACAATGGCTATGGCGCTATGGCTGATGAAATGGGCGAACTTGCCAAACAGCAACCCGGTTACCTGGGTATTGAATCAGCAAGGAATGAATTAGGTATCACTATCTCCTATTGGCGCTCGCTGGAAGATATTAAAAACTGGAAAGCCAATGCACGGCACCTCGTCGCTCAAAAAACCGGTCGCGAAAAATGGTATGAACATTATAAGGTTAGGATTTGTAAGGTTGAGAGAGATTATGAGTTTTGA
- the serS gene encoding serine--tRNA ligase, whose amino-acid sequence MLQVNYIRDNREQVLERLAVKNFKQPALVDEIIQLDDKRRQTQTSLDNVSAEANAAAKQIGELMRAGKKEEAEVLKSKTGTWKEDIKTLGEQLSTIEDELYQKQVLLPNLPHSSVPKGLTPEENEVVLESGAMPHLPANALPHWELAAKYNLIDFELGVKITGAGFPVYKNKGAKLQRALINYFIDEAEKAGFSEVSVPLMVNEASGFGTSQLPDKEGQMYYVGLDNLYLIPTAEVPITNLYRDVILKADELPVKNCGHTPCFRREAGSYGAHVRGLNRLHQFDKVEIVQIAHPDNSYALLEEMVSHVQGLLQKLGLPYRVLRLCGGDMGFGSALTYDLETWSAAQQRWLEVSSVSNFETFQSYRLKLRFRNAEGKTQLAHTLNGSALALPRIVATILENYQTENGIKVPEVLVPYTKFEWID is encoded by the coding sequence ATGCTGCAAGTTAATTATATCCGCGATAACAGGGAACAGGTTTTGGAACGTTTGGCTGTAAAAAATTTTAAACAGCCCGCTTTGGTTGATGAAATTATTCAATTGGATGATAAGCGCCGTCAAACACAAACCAGTTTGGATAATGTTTCGGCGGAAGCAAATGCTGCAGCAAAACAGATTGGTGAACTGATGCGGGCCGGCAAGAAAGAAGAAGCCGAGGTGCTCAAATCAAAAACCGGTACCTGGAAAGAAGATATCAAGACTTTAGGCGAGCAGCTTTCAACTATCGAGGATGAATTATACCAGAAACAGGTATTGCTGCCCAATTTACCTCATAGTTCGGTACCGAAAGGGCTTACCCCCGAGGAGAATGAAGTTGTGCTTGAAAGCGGCGCTATGCCGCACCTGCCTGCAAACGCATTGCCACATTGGGAACTTGCCGCCAAATATAACCTGATTGATTTTGAGCTTGGTGTTAAAATAACAGGCGCGGGTTTCCCGGTATATAAAAACAAAGGCGCCAAATTGCAGCGTGCCCTCATTAATTACTTTATTGACGAGGCTGAAAAAGCAGGTTTCAGCGAAGTAAGTGTGCCTTTAATGGTGAATGAAGCCTCGGGTTTTGGCACCAGCCAGTTGCCGGATAAAGAAGGGCAAATGTACTACGTGGGTTTGGATAACCTGTACCTGATCCCGACTGCAGAAGTGCCCATCACTAACCTTTACCGTGATGTTATTTTAAAGGCCGATGAGTTGCCCGTAAAAAATTGCGGCCATACCCCTTGCTTCCGCAGGGAAGCAGGCTCATATGGCGCCCACGTACGTGGCTTGAACAGACTGCACCAGTTTGATAAGGTGGAGATTGTGCAAATCGCCCACCCGGATAATTCATACGCGTTATTGGAGGAGATGGTGAGCCATGTACAGGGTTTATTACAAAAATTAGGACTGCCATACCGCGTATTGCGCCTTTGCGGCGGAGATATGGGTTTCGGCTCCGCGCTTACTTATGACCTGGAAACATGGAGTGCGGCGCAGCAGCGCTGGCTCGAGGTTTCGTCTGTTTCAAACTTCGAAACTTTCCAGAGCTACCGTTTAAAACTCCGTTTCCGCAATGCTGAAGGAAAAACCCAGTTGGCCCACACGCTTAATGGCAGTGCATTGGCCTTGCCACGTATTGTAGCAACGATATTGGAAAACTACCAGACGGAAAATGGCATAAAAGTACCCGAGGTATTGGTTCCGTACACAAAGTTTGAGTGGATAGATTAA
- the lnt gene encoding apolipoprotein N-acyltransferase: MKKNILLATLSGLLLWIGWPPTHYTTFLLFVGLVPMLVAIESIIQSNASKKGKKIFGTAFIGFFVWNILSIFWVYNSLKVIGEVVAVPVSFIPYSLGPLLMATACWLYYRLRLITNRNFSLFGLICFWIAYEYLNQSWDLKFPWMTLGNGLAVSHQWVQWYEYTGVYGGTLWIWTINILLFLVYTGLKEGQNKFSRLKLITVFVLVLILPVSYSLFTYYNYHEQNNPSNIVVAQPNIDPYAKESTMPASLQLSILTHISDSLGQANTEFFIWPETAIAEEINEDNIRTNTYFLQAQHFLNKYKNGNLLTGAETYKIYNNQATPTAAYDEEHNIYSDSFNTAINIENSAEVQFYHKSKLVPGVEALPFPSALAFLKPVFAHLGGATGSYAGQKDPGVFYAQSGIGVTPAICYETLWGGWIAESVKKGSQFIAIITNDGWWEDTPGKDQHLDYAKLRAIETRRWVCRSANTGISAFIDQRGDVVQQTKWWVRTAIKQDINLNSDITFYVQYGDYLAKIGSLLALLGIVFIGIKMAIRK, from the coding sequence ATGAAAAAAAACATACTGTTAGCAACGCTTTCCGGTTTACTACTTTGGATTGGCTGGCCGCCTACGCATTACACAACTTTTTTATTATTTGTGGGATTAGTACCGATGCTGGTTGCTATTGAAAGCATTATTCAATCCAACGCAAGCAAAAAAGGTAAAAAAATATTCGGCACCGCTTTTATCGGCTTTTTTGTTTGGAACATTCTATCTATTTTCTGGGTTTACAATTCTTTAAAAGTGATTGGTGAGGTGGTGGCCGTACCTGTTTCATTTATACCTTACTCCTTAGGGCCACTGTTAATGGCGACTGCTTGCTGGCTGTATTACCGGTTACGGTTAATAACAAACCGCAACTTCAGTTTATTTGGATTGATTTGTTTTTGGATAGCTTACGAATACCTGAATCAAAGCTGGGATCTTAAATTCCCCTGGATGACATTGGGTAATGGTTTGGCGGTCTCGCACCAATGGGTGCAATGGTATGAATATACCGGGGTATATGGCGGCACGCTTTGGATCTGGACGATAAACATCCTATTATTTTTAGTTTACACGGGGTTAAAAGAGGGGCAAAACAAATTCTCAAGATTAAAACTGATCACTGTATTTGTTCTGGTTTTAATACTGCCTGTAAGCTACTCACTGTTCACTTATTATAATTACCACGAGCAAAACAACCCCTCAAATATTGTGGTGGCACAACCCAATATAGACCCCTATGCAAAGGAATCAACAATGCCTGCATCATTGCAATTGAGTATATTAACCCATATTTCCGATTCGCTGGGACAGGCCAACACCGAGTTTTTTATCTGGCCGGAAACTGCCATTGCAGAAGAGATCAACGAGGATAATATCCGCACCAATACCTACTTTTTGCAAGCGCAGCATTTTTTAAACAAGTATAAAAATGGCAATTTATTAACCGGCGCCGAGACCTATAAGATCTATAATAACCAGGCCACGCCAACGGCAGCTTACGACGAAGAGCATAATATATATTCTGATAGTTTCAACACCGCTATAAACATTGAGAACTCTGCCGAGGTACAATTCTATCATAAATCCAAACTGGTTCCGGGTGTTGAGGCATTGCCTTTCCCATCAGCATTGGCGTTTTTAAAACCTGTTTTTGCACATTTGGGCGGGGCCACAGGCAGCTATGCCGGCCAAAAAGATCCGGGTGTTTTTTATGCGCAAAGTGGCATTGGCGTTACACCGGCAATTTGCTACGAAACGCTTTGGGGCGGATGGATAGCGGAATCGGTAAAAAAAGGTTCACAATTTATTGCCATTATCACTAACGATGGCTGGTGGGAAGACACCCCCGGCAAAGACCAGCACCTGGATTATGCCAAACTCCGCGCCATTGAAACCCGCAGATGGGTTTGCCGATCGGCCAATACCGGCATTTCAGCTTTCATTGACCAGCGAGGCGATGTGGTGCAGCAAACCAAATGGTGGGTACGTACGGCTATCAAACAAGATATCAATCTCAACTCGGATATTACTTTTTACGTGCAATATGGAGATTACCTGGCCAAAATTGGTAGCCTGCTGGCGTTATTGGGGATAGTTTTTATTGGTATAAAAATGGCAATCCGAAAATAA
- a CDS encoding TM2 domain-containing protein: MDAYQYSYTNAAGITMEEYSFLHHASAGLSQNQMQTFMLVYNSRRKNPNDILLATLLGFLGLAGMQRFMTRNYMLGGLYLLTFGFFGIGTLIDLITYKSIANDYNRHLAYECYQIAKMNN, from the coding sequence ATGGACGCTTATCAATATTCATATACCAATGCGGCAGGCATCACCATGGAAGAATACAGTTTTCTTCACCACGCATCAGCAGGGCTTTCGCAAAATCAAATGCAAACCTTTATGCTGGTTTACAACAGCCGCAGAAAAAATCCAAATGATATTTTGCTGGCAACCCTGTTAGGTTTTTTAGGACTGGCGGGTATGCAACGGTTTATGACCAGGAACTATATGTTGGGAGGACTTTACCTGCTGACTTTCGGTTTTTTCGGGATCGGTACCCTTATTGATCTGATCACTTATAAAAGTATCGCTAATGACTATAACAGGCATTTAGCGTATGAATGCTATCAAATCGCTAAAATGAACAACTAA
- a CDS encoding lmo0937 family membrane protein produces the protein MNSILYLVAFILVILWAIGFFFMAIGGLIHILLIIALISIVLGLIRRPTAI, from the coding sequence ATGAACTCAATATTATACCTCGTGGCCTTTATCCTGGTGATATTGTGGGCCATCGGATTTTTTTTTATGGCCATAGGCGGCTTAATCCACATTTTACTGATCATTGCGCTTATTTCTATTGTGCTTGGGCTGATCAGGAGACCAACAGCAATTTAG
- a CDS encoding SIMPL domain-containing protein: MKKIILLAALIAFVFSAFSQTVDLRRKIEVSGSAEQEVTPDIINVTVSLQEYMSGKTKITIDELENQLESAVKDAGIPKEDFTVNNLFSYNNYYQKKKSPDFLAAKQYRIRFHDLNKYNQIIAAVDAKGISSTNIDSYDYSKMPEVKRQVKIQALLAAKEKATYLLNSLGEKLGPVISINETETPIQNYFSPNMYSNTVMAYNKSESTSDIDFKKIKLSYQINAVFEISN, translated from the coding sequence ATGAAAAAAATCATTTTACTGGCAGCCCTGATTGCATTTGTTTTTTCCGCCTTTTCGCAAACAGTTGACCTTCGCCGCAAAATTGAAGTTAGTGGATCCGCTGAGCAGGAAGTTACGCCTGATATTATCAACGTTACTGTATCCCTGCAGGAGTACATGAGTGGTAAAACCAAAATCACCATTGATGAATTGGAGAATCAGCTTGAAAGCGCTGTTAAGGATGCCGGCATTCCCAAAGAAGACTTCACTGTAAACAACTTGTTCTCTTACAATAATTATTATCAAAAGAAAAAGTCGCCAGATTTTTTAGCGGCAAAACAATACAGGATCCGCTTTCATGATCTTAACAAATATAACCAGATAATAGCGGCCGTTGACGCTAAAGGCATATCCTCAACAAATATTGATAGTTACGATTATTCGAAAATGCCGGAAGTAAAACGCCAGGTAAAAATACAAGCTTTGTTGGCCGCTAAAGAAAAAGCGACTTACCTTTTAAACAGCCTGGGCGAAAAACTGGGCCCAGTGATCAGCATCAATGAAACCGAAACCCCAATCCAGAATTACTTTAGTCCTAATATGTACTCAAACACAGTGATGGCCTACAATAAGAGCGAGTCGACTTCGGATATTGATTTTAAGAAAATAAAATTAAGTTATCAGATAAATGCTGTCTTTGAGATTTCGAATTAA
- a CDS encoding M61 family metallopeptidase: MKTIKLAPVLLIMVFFMDVNTSKATQTTGATHIAYTVTFPEAQAHYADIEMNISGLHQNGLDLKMPVWTPGSYLVREFAKNIESFNVSANGKTLASPKTSKNCWHVNTAGLSAINVKYRVYCFEISVRTSFVDASHGFLSTTGIFIYPDKMLHLPSTVHIVPYKGWTKVSTSLDMVNNDPFTRYSPNFDILFDSPIEIGNQDVFGFDAAGVKYEVCMVGGGNYDKERLKTDMAKIVETETNVFGENPNKHYVFIVHNYLRGGGGLEHLSSTTLGASRDSYATESGYRNFLGLVAHEHFHLWNVKRLRPFVLGPFDYDKENYTTDLWIAEGFTAYYQNRVLRHANLVTPDIFLTTVAAEMSVMENQPGAKIQPLAEASYDAWIKAYRPNENSINSTISYYDKGAEVATLLDLEIINDSKGKYCLNDVMKYMYNTYYKGKKRGYKDIEFKHGLEKFAGKNLDDFYAKYVTGLAPIDYNHYLGYAGYKVTDELVSTNDPTLGITFAANNPKKIISSVLRGSAAWIDGINVNDELTAVDGAPVTDAATILNGKKPGDKITVTVLRDGLPLTLPVTLLRNNKVNFKVEALPNPTPQQLVVQKKWLGL; the protein is encoded by the coding sequence ATGAAAACAATTAAGTTAGCGCCCGTTTTATTAATAATGGTATTTTTTATGGATGTTAATACAAGTAAAGCAACCCAAACAACTGGAGCTACCCATATTGCATATACAGTAACTTTCCCTGAGGCTCAGGCGCACTACGCGGATATTGAAATGAATATTTCAGGCCTGCACCAAAACGGCCTTGACCTTAAAATGCCGGTTTGGACACCGGGATCGTACCTGGTGCGGGAGTTTGCAAAAAACATCGAATCTTTCAACGTATCGGCAAATGGCAAAACCCTGGCATCACCCAAAACCAGCAAAAACTGCTGGCATGTCAACACCGCCGGATTATCGGCCATAAACGTTAAATACAGGGTTTATTGTTTTGAGATCTCGGTACGTACCAGTTTTGTTGATGCCTCGCATGGATTCCTTTCAACAACGGGCATTTTTATTTATCCTGATAAAATGCTGCACCTGCCATCAACCGTTCATATTGTACCTTACAAGGGCTGGACAAAGGTGTCCACAAGTTTGGATATGGTAAATAATGATCCGTTTACCCGCTATTCGCCCAATTTCGATATTCTTTTTGATTCGCCCATTGAAATTGGCAACCAGGATGTTTTTGGTTTTGATGCTGCTGGTGTAAAGTATGAAGTGTGTATGGTTGGCGGCGGAAATTATGACAAAGAACGCCTTAAAACCGACATGGCCAAAATAGTTGAAACAGAAACCAATGTTTTTGGCGAAAACCCTAACAAACATTATGTTTTTATTGTCCATAATTACCTCCGCGGCGGTGGTGGTTTAGAACATTTAAGCTCTACCACTTTGGGCGCTTCAAGAGATAGTTATGCCACCGAAAGCGGGTACCGCAACTTTTTGGGACTTGTTGCCCATGAACATTTTCACTTATGGAATGTAAAACGTCTGCGTCCTTTTGTGCTCGGGCCCTTTGACTATGATAAAGAAAATTACACTACTGACCTTTGGATAGCCGAAGGTTTTACGGCTTATTACCAGAACCGGGTTTTGCGCCACGCGAACCTGGTAACACCTGATATTTTCCTGACCACCGTAGCCGCAGAAATGAGCGTAATGGAAAACCAGCCGGGCGCCAAAATTCAACCCTTAGCAGAAGCAAGTTATGATGCCTGGATAAAAGCCTACCGCCCGAACGAAAATTCAATTAACTCCACCATTTCATACTACGATAAAGGGGCGGAAGTGGCCACCCTGCTCGACCTGGAGATCATCAATGATTCTAAAGGAAAATACTGCCTTAATGATGTGATGAAATATATGTATAATACTTATTACAAAGGAAAAAAACGCGGTTATAAGGACATTGAATTTAAACATGGGCTTGAGAAATTTGCAGGCAAAAACCTGGATGATTTTTATGCTAAATATGTAACCGGCCTTGCCCCTATTGATTACAATCACTACCTGGGATACGCCGGTTATAAAGTTACCGACGAGTTGGTTTCTACCAATGATCCAACGCTCGGTATCACCTTTGCCGCTAACAATCCTAAAAAAATAATTTCTTCAGTGCTTCGTGGTAGCGCGGCATGGATTGACGGCATTAATGTGAATGACGAACTCACAGCAGTTGACGGCGCACCGGTGACTGATGCAGCCACCATACTAAACGGCAAAAAACCGGGCGATAAAATTACCGTAACAGTTTTACGCGACGGCCTGCCACTAACACTTCCGGTTACCCTGCTGAGGAACAACAAGGTTAATTTTAAAGTAGAAGCACTACCCAACCCAACGCCGCAACAACTTGTGGTACAGAAGAAATGGTTGGGCTTGTAG
- a CDS encoding DUF1572 domain-containing protein — MKEYLTSAIKRFEYYKTLAEQTFAQVNDESLFWLYNEESNSIAMIVQHLAGNMLSRWTDFLTSDGEKDWRNRDAEFENAITNRAELLTQWNKGWDCLFNALNSIGDDDWEKDIYIRNERHSLVDAINRQLSHYPYHVGQIVFIGKMIAGADWHSLSIPKGKSGSFNSEKFKKQ, encoded by the coding sequence ATGAAAGAATATTTAACCAGCGCAATCAAACGCTTTGAATATTATAAAACACTTGCCGAACAGACTTTCGCCCAGGTTAATGACGAAAGCTTGTTTTGGCTATATAATGAGGAAAGCAATAGCATAGCCATGATCGTTCAGCACCTGGCAGGCAATATGCTTTCCCGCTGGACAGATTTTTTAACCAGCGATGGCGAAAAAGATTGGCGAAACCGTGATGCAGAGTTTGAAAATGCGATTACCAATCGAGCTGAATTGTTGACGCAATGGAATAAAGGATGGGATTGCCTCTTCAATGCCTTAAATTCAATCGGCGATGATGATTGGGAAAAGGATATTTATATCCGCAATGAGCGCCACAGCCTGGTGGATGCCATTAACCGGCAATTGTCACATTACCCTTATCATGTTGGGCAGATTGTTTTTATTGGGAAAATGATCGCCGGGGCTGATTGGCATTCGCTATCTATACCAAAAGGAAAATCGGGATCGTTCAATTCAGAAAAATTTAAAAAGCAGTAA
- a CDS encoding N-acetylglucosamine kinase has protein sequence MILVADSGSSKTDWLLKLSTGEVKQFRTSGLNPYFLTEKEIVKILQEQAADMIAYAPEITEIYFFGAGCSSPDRHEIVSNALSQLFNKSYISVDSDLLGSAYATCGAEKGLCCVLGTGSNISYFDGAEIHSGQHGLGFVLGDEGSGSWFGKALITDFLYGNMPLDISAKFDEDYHITKEIVIRNVYQTPNPNSYLAAFSKFLTKIRSTNYAQNLLHKGMVEFIETNIKWYPQYYKFKCHFVGSIAFVFSDELKAACKENGVHVGKIIRQPIHDLMEFILSREGGE, from the coding sequence ATGATCTTGGTAGCTGATAGCGGGTCGTCAAAAACAGACTGGTTGCTTAAACTTTCAACGGGTGAAGTAAAGCAATTTAGAACATCCGGGCTTAACCCATATTTTTTAACCGAAAAAGAGATCGTAAAAATTTTACAGGAGCAGGCAGCCGATATGATTGCCTATGCCCCTGAGATCACAGAAATTTATTTTTTTGGGGCAGGCTGCTCCAGCCCGGACAGGCACGAGATCGTTTCCAATGCCCTTAGCCAATTATTTAATAAATCATATATCAGTGTAGATAGTGACCTTCTTGGCAGTGCCTATGCCACCTGCGGAGCCGAAAAAGGCCTTTGTTGTGTTTTGGGCACGGGTTCAAATATTTCATACTTTGATGGGGCCGAAATCCATTCCGGTCAGCATGGTTTAGGTTTTGTTTTGGGCGATGAAGGGTCAGGTTCATGGTTCGGCAAGGCTTTGATTACTGATTTTTTATACGGTAATATGCCGTTGGATATCAGTGCTAAATTTGATGAAGATTACCATATTACCAAGGAAATAGTGATCAGGAATGTTTATCAAACCCCTAATCCAAATTCGTACCTGGCGGCGTTTAGTAAATTTCTGACAAAAATAAGAAGTACAAACTACGCGCAAAACCTTTTGCATAAAGGCATGGTTGAATTTATTGAAACCAATATAAAGTGGTACCCTCAATACTATAAATTTAAATGCCATTTTGTGGGTTCGATAGCCTTTGTTTTTTCGGATGAGCTGAAAGCGGCCTGTAAAGAAAACGGCGTGCATGTTGGTAAGATCATCCGCCAGCCAATCCATGATTTGATGGAATTTATTTTGAGCAGGGAAGGTGGGGAGTAA
- a CDS encoding YciE/YciF ferroxidase family protein → MFRRHYKHQIIKTKQKNAVETPGVEESALNELFIDELKDIYWAEKHLVSALPKMAKAATSDELRTAIENHLNETENHVTRLESAFESIDEKAVAKKCEAMAGLIKEGEEIISETKKGSFTRDAGIISAAQKVEHYEIASYGTLKTLATVLGYTEAASLLDATLQEEKNADNMLSKIAENSINQKGAHESE, encoded by the coding sequence ATGTTTAGGAGACACTACAAACATCAAATCATAAAAACTAAACAAAAAAACGCAGTTGAAACTCCCGGAGTAGAAGAATCTGCATTAAATGAATTGTTTATCGACGAATTAAAGGATATTTACTGGGCAGAAAAACACCTGGTATCCGCACTGCCGAAAATGGCGAAAGCTGCAACATCTGACGAGTTGCGCACTGCTATTGAAAATCACCTAAACGAAACGGAAAATCATGTGACGCGGCTTGAAAGCGCTTTTGAGTCTATCGATGAAAAAGCAGTGGCAAAAAAATGCGAAGCGATGGCCGGGTTGATTAAAGAAGGAGAAGAAATAATTTCGGAAACAAAGAAAGGCAGCTTTACCAGGGACGCCGGCATTATTTCAGCCGCTCAAAAAGTTGAACATTACGAGATAGCGTCCTATGGGACTTTAAAGACGCTGGCCACCGTATTGGGCTACACTGAAGCCGCAAGCCTGTTGGATGCTACTTTGCAGGAGGAAAAAAATGCTGATAACATGCTGAGCAAAATAGCGGAAAACAGCATTAATCAAAAAGGAGCCCACGAAAGCGAATAA
- a CDS encoding M28 family metallopeptidase, whose translation MKIKYSFLLTFGITAVLAACKSHDKGNPITGDEIKSHIAVLADDSLLGRKPFTVGETKAIAYISSEFKNMGLEPGNNGSYFQEVPMVEVTSKPVGTMEISGGKQPFSLNYLADFVASTRRELDTVQLKNSPLVFAGYGIVAPEYKWNDYAGLDLKGKTVVVLVNDPGFKSGDRTLFKGDTMTYYGRWTYKYEEAARQGAAGIIIVHQTEPASYDWSVVANSFTGAKLYLQQSDKHLSRCKVEGWITEEAAKKLFAAAGVAGDFRAIARKRDFKAMPLNLDATLTIQNKLKYSTSHNVIAVLKGSARPEECILYTAHWDHLGIGKPDAKGDSIYNGAVDNASGVAAVLSEARRFMQLKEKPQRSVVFLAVTGEEQGLLGSEYYATHPIYPLNKTVADLNMDALGAYGETNDFSIAGKGQNNLEDYVADFAKQDGKKVTGDKNPGAGGYYRSDHFNFAKVGVPALDMNNGAESITHGEAWGKARQKEYGDKHYHQPSDNYSPGMDAGGMAEVANMLFKVGDKLANESTFPGWKNGSEFKAVREKSMGK comes from the coding sequence ATGAAAATAAAATATTCTTTCCTTTTAACTTTTGGCATAACCGCTGTCCTGGCCGCATGCAAAAGTCACGACAAGGGCAATCCCATAACGGGCGACGAAATAAAAAGCCATATAGCAGTATTGGCAGATGATTCATTGCTTGGCCGGAAGCCATTTACTGTGGGTGAAACTAAGGCCATCGCCTACATTTCATCGGAGTTTAAAAATATGGGCCTTGAGCCGGGGAATAATGGCAGTTATTTCCAGGAGGTGCCTATGGTTGAAGTGACCAGCAAGCCTGTGGGCACTATGGAAATATCGGGAGGAAAACAACCTTTCAGCCTGAATTACCTGGCCGATTTTGTGGCTTCAACACGGCGCGAACTGGATACGGTGCAGTTAAAAAACTCCCCGCTGGTATTTGCGGGATATGGCATTGTTGCCCCTGAATATAAATGGAATGATTATGCGGGGCTGGACCTTAAAGGTAAAACGGTTGTGGTATTGGTGAACGACCCTGGCTTTAAATCGGGCGACCGTACCTTATTTAAAGGCGATACCATGACCTATTATGGTCGCTGGACCTATAAATACGAAGAAGCAGCGCGGCAGGGGGCTGCTGGAATCATCATAGTGCATCAAACTGAGCCGGCAAGTTATGACTGGAGCGTTGTAGCCAATAGTTTTACAGGAGCAAAGCTATATTTACAACAATCAGATAAACATCTTTCAAGATGTAAAGTTGAAGGCTGGATAACCGAAGAAGCAGCCAAAAAGCTATTTGCAGCAGCGGGTGTAGCGGGCGATTTCAGGGCTATCGCGCGTAAAAGGGATTTTAAAGCTATGCCGTTAAACCTGGATGCTACGCTTACTATTCAAAATAAATTAAAATATTCAACCTCACACAACGTGATCGCTGTACTAAAGGGAAGCGCCCGTCCTGAAGAATGCATTCTTTATACCGCACATTGGGATCACCTGGGCATTGGTAAACCCGATGCAAAAGGTGATAGCATTTATAATGGGGCAGTTGATAATGCCAGCGGCGTAGCTGCAGTATTAAGCGAAGCCAGGCGGTTTATGCAATTAAAGGAGAAACCCCAAAGATCTGTAGTGTTTTTAGCAGTAACAGGGGAAGAACAGGGCCTGCTGGGTTCGGAATATTATGCCACGCATCCTATTTATCCCTTAAATAAAACTGTGGCTGACCTTAACATGGACGCGCTGGGGGCCTATGGCGAAACCAATGATTTTTCCATTGCGGGTAAGGGGCAGAACAACCTGGAAGATTATGTAGCAGATTTTGCAAAACAAGACGGCAAAAAGGTTACCGGCGATAAAAACCCCGGCGCAGGCGGCTACTACAGGTCTGATCATTTTAATTTTGCGAAGGTGGGTGTACCGGCGTTGGATATGAACAATGGGGCCGAAAGTATTACGCATGGTGAAGCCTGGGGCAAAGCCAGGCAAAAAGAATATGGGGATAAGCATTACCATCAGCCATCAGATAACTATTCGCCGGGCATGGATGCTGGCGGGATGGCGGAGGTAGCCAATATGCTGTTTAAAGTAGGTGATAAACTGGCGAATGAAAGTACTTTCCCTGGTTGGAAAAATGGCTCTGAGTTTAAAGCGGTCCGTGAAAAGTCAATGGGAAAATAA
- a CDS encoding Txe/YoeB family addiction module toxin — MEVIYRIIFYKEAQKDIEHWQKSGNKQAIKKISDIVEALQRNPYSKSPGDPEKLKYTDGYSRRIDRKNRITYEINDMAKEVIIFSMRGHYDDK, encoded by the coding sequence GTGGAAGTAATCTACCGGATTATTTTTTATAAAGAGGCACAGAAGGACATAGAGCACTGGCAGAAGTCAGGGAATAAACAGGCAATAAAGAAGATATCTGATATTGTAGAAGCCTTACAAAGAAACCCTTACAGTAAAAGCCCCGGCGATCCTGAAAAATTAAAATATACTGATGGTTATTCCAGGCGAATAGATAGGAAAAACAGAATTACCTACGAAATTAACGATATGGCTAAGGAGGTGATTATATTCAGTATGCGTGGTCACTATGATGATAAGTAA